A genomic window from Thermoanaerobacterales bacterium includes:
- the ftsZ gene encoding cell division protein FtsZ, which translates to MIDLELEPTGVANIKVIGVGGGGNNAVNRMISAGLRGVEFIAINTDAQALTMSLSSQKVQIGAKLTKGLGAGGNPEIGQKAAEESRDEIVECLKGADMVFVTAGMGGGTGTGAAPVVAEIAREQGALTVGVVTRPFTFEGRKRYSQANTGIENLRTRVDTLITIPNDKLLQVIDKNTSIIEAFRIADDVLRQGVQGISDLIAVPGLINLDFADVKTIMRETGSALMGIGTASGETRAVDAARLAISSPLLETSIEGARGVLLNITGGSSLGLFEVNEAAEIIAQAVDPDANIIFGAVIDETLNDEVRVTVIATGFEAPVERVSRDEMEIKPVARPGVQDIEIPVFLRRRR; encoded by the coding sequence ATGATCGACCTTGAACTGGAACCCACCGGCGTGGCGAACATTAAGGTTATCGGAGTCGGCGGAGGGGGCAATAACGCGGTCAACCGCATGATCAGCGCCGGGCTGAGGGGCGTGGAGTTTATCGCCATCAACACCGATGCCCAGGCCCTGACCATGTCGTTGAGCAGCCAGAAGGTGCAGATCGGCGCCAAGCTGACCAAGGGGCTCGGCGCCGGGGGAAACCCGGAAATCGGGCAGAAGGCGGCGGAGGAAAGCCGGGACGAGATCGTTGAGTGCCTGAAGGGAGCCGACATGGTCTTCGTCACCGCCGGCATGGGCGGCGGCACCGGAACCGGGGCGGCGCCGGTGGTGGCCGAGATCGCCCGCGAGCAGGGCGCCCTGACGGTGGGGGTGGTCACCAGGCCCTTTACCTTCGAGGGACGGAAGCGCTACTCCCAGGCCAATACCGGCATTGAAAACCTCCGGACCCGCGTTGACACCCTGATCACCATCCCCAACGACAAGCTGCTGCAGGTCATCGATAAGAACACCTCCATCATCGAAGCCTTCCGTATCGCGGACGACGTCTTGCGCCAGGGCGTGCAGGGGATCTCCGACCTGATCGCCGTCCCCGGCCTCATCAACCTGGATTTTGCCGATGTGAAGACGATCATGCGGGAAACCGGCTCGGCCCTGATGGGCATCGGGACGGCCAGCGGGGAGACCCGGGCGGTAGACGCGGCGCGCCTCGCCATTTCCAGCCCGCTGCTGGAGACCTCGATTGAGGGAGCGCGGGGAGTTCTACTGAACATCACCGGCGGTTCTTCGCTGGGCCTCTTCGAGGTGAACGAGGCTGCGGAGATCATCGCCCAGGCCGTGGACCCGGATGCCAACATCATCTTCGGCGCGGTGATTGACGAGACCCTGAACGACGAGGTGCGTGTAACCGTCATTGCCACCGGTTTCGAGGCGCCGGTCGAGCGCGTCTCCAGGGATGAGATGGAGATCAAGCCGGTGGCGCGGCCCGGCGTGCAGGATATCGAAATACCGGTTTTCCTGCGCCGCCGCCGTTAG
- a CDS encoding DUF881 domain-containing protein: MASKYSIGVVALLLGLMMAFQFRTSALPPATVSADRVQGLTMELKDLTAERMSIEAEIRDLESRLSAARKGNDELEVALRKEIERTKVMAGVTPVEGPGIEVILRNPPPTDGTLGGGGDHLFTVRDEDLLRAANELRAAGAEALAINGQRLTGSSEIRLAGAFINVNMNRITPPYRIQAIGDPEALRAALEMTDGLAAALREWGVDVEIKTHPHIEIPGYQGPSTLLFAQPVRGQSAKTEGS, encoded by the coding sequence ATGGCCAGCAAGTATTCGATCGGCGTTGTGGCCCTTCTCCTGGGGCTGATGATGGCCTTTCAGTTCCGTACCAGCGCGCTGCCGCCGGCCACCGTCTCGGCCGACCGGGTCCAGGGCCTGACCATGGAACTGAAGGACCTGACGGCGGAACGGATGAGCATCGAGGCCGAGATTCGCGACCTGGAAAGCCGGCTGTCGGCGGCGCGGAAGGGCAACGACGAGTTGGAAGTGGCCCTGCGCAAGGAGATCGAGCGTACCAAGGTGATGGCCGGTGTTACGCCGGTGGAGGGCCCGGGCATCGAGGTCATCCTGCGCAACCCTCCGCCCACGGATGGGACGTTGGGCGGTGGCGGTGATCATCTGTTCACGGTACGCGACGAGGATCTGCTGCGCGCCGCCAACGAACTGCGGGCGGCCGGAGCCGAGGCCCTGGCGATCAACGGCCAGCGCCTGACCGGATCCTCGGAGATCAGGCTGGCGGGGGCCTTCATCAACGTCAACATGAACCGTATCACGCCCCCTTACAGGATCCAGGCTATCGGCGACCCGGAGGCCCTCCGTGCCGCCCTGGAGATGACCGACGGCCTGGCCGCGGCGTTGCGCGAATGGGGCGTGGATGTGGAGATCAAGACCCATCCACATATTGAAATCCCGGGCTATCAGGGCCCCAGCACACTTCTCTTCGCGCAGCCCGTGAGGGGGCAGTCTGCGAAAACGGAAGGGTCCTAA
- the sigE gene encoding RNA polymerase sporulation sigma factor SigE yields MLLRLRLWWRRRQGEVHYVGSSETLPPPLSVDEEIGLISRLEAGDSAVRTVLIERNLRLVVYIARKFENTGVGIEDLVSIGSIGLIKAVNTFDPSKRIKLATYASRCIENEILMHLRRNARTRSEISFEEPLNVDWDGNELLLSDVLGTEGDIIYKNLEDEVDRKLLRLALQKLSGRERMIMELRFGLAGDGVEKTQKEVADLLGISQSYISRLEKRIIKRLRKEISRLG; encoded by the coding sequence ATCCTGCTCCGGCTTCGTCTGTGGTGGCGGCGGAGGCAAGGGGAGGTACACTACGTCGGGTCCAGCGAGACCCTGCCCCCGCCCCTCTCGGTGGACGAGGAGATTGGGCTGATCAGCCGTCTCGAGGCCGGGGACAGCGCCGTGCGCACCGTCCTCATCGAGCGCAACCTGCGCCTGGTGGTCTACATCGCGAGAAAGTTTGAAAACACCGGGGTGGGGATCGAGGACCTGGTGTCGATCGGGAGCATCGGGCTCATCAAGGCGGTTAATACCTTTGACCCCTCGAAGCGGATCAAGCTGGCCACTTACGCCTCCCGCTGCATCGAGAACGAAATCCTGATGCACCTGCGCCGCAACGCTCGGACGCGGAGCGAGATCTCCTTCGAGGAGCCCCTGAACGTCGACTGGGACGGCAACGAACTCCTGCTCTCCGACGTCCTGGGCACCGAAGGGGACATTATCTACAAGAACCTGGAGGATGAAGTGGACCGTAAGCTCCTGCGCCTGGCGCTGCAGAAGCTTTCGGGGCGGGAGCGGATGATCATGGAGCTGCGCTTCGGGCTGGCCGGGGACGGCGTGGAAAAAACGCAGAAGGAGGTCGCGGACCTGCTAGGCATTTCTCAGTCTTACATCTCCCGGCTCGAGAAGCGGATCATCAAGCGCCTGCGCAAAGAGATCAGCCGGCTGGGATAA
- a CDS encoding small basic family protein has product MWLSIWLAVIGLIAGVGIGLNLPLFLPQAYSKYLGIAILAGLDSVFGGIRAAQDDRFDNVIFLSGFVGNALVAGLLVFIGDRLAVDLYLAAIVAFGVRLFQNLALIRRHLFHK; this is encoded by the coding sequence ATGTGGCTGTCGATCTGGTTGGCCGTCATCGGGCTTATCGCCGGCGTGGGTATCGGCCTTAATCTGCCGTTGTTCTTGCCCCAGGCCTACTCGAAGTATCTCGGTATCGCCATCCTGGCCGGCCTGGACTCGGTGTTCGGAGGCATCCGCGCCGCCCAGGACGACCGCTTCGATAATGTCATTTTCCTCTCCGGTTTTGTGGGCAACGCCCTGGTGGCCGGGTTGCTGGTGTTTATCGGGGACCGGTTGGCCGTCGACCTCTACCTGGCCGCCATCGTCGCTTTTGGGGTTCGCCTCTTCCAGAACCTGGCGCTGATCCGGCGGCACCTGTTTCACAAATAA
- a CDS encoding radical SAM protein, whose translation MLSLKPNLDFAKRYVEEQTLRQLLDYIGKDPGKNLPRIASLARLVARAEHHRRHVDMILRHHQENPVIRDFIHRLFTRTHPKVKERLLYNWFINAQIIGIPRQRQLSEQLGINIPNFFLIDPTSSCNLACTGCWAGRYAPKDVLGFETLDRLLKEAKELGIYWVVMSGGEPFKYPRLIELCSRHSDMAFMLYTNGTLITEKVADAILNAGNMTPSFSLEGWREATDARRGPGVFDRVMRAMDLLRERGMVFGVSVTITRHNLDEIVSDAFIDFLLEKGVTYGWSFHYVPVGRNPDPDLMITPEQRAYLAERIPYIRMHKGLMIADFWNDGELTGGCIAGGRRYFHITAAGDVEPCAFAHFAMDNIKEKSLKDVLSSPLFKAYQKRQPFAENLLRPCPIIDCPAALRAIVAESGARPTHEGADAILFGDLAAALDRRSAAWAEVADPIWEARQTARQQAEKSAAAG comes from the coding sequence GTGCTATCCCTCAAGCCAAACCTGGACTTCGCCAAGCGCTATGTAGAGGAACAGACCCTACGGCAACTCCTGGACTACATCGGCAAGGACCCGGGAAAAAACCTGCCCCGAATCGCCTCCCTAGCCCGTCTGGTGGCCAGAGCGGAGCATCACCGGAGGCACGTTGATATGATCCTGAGGCATCACCAGGAGAATCCCGTCATCCGGGATTTCATCCACCGGCTGTTCACCAGGACGCATCCCAAGGTGAAGGAGCGCCTGCTGTACAACTGGTTCATTAACGCCCAAATCATCGGCATCCCCCGGCAGAGGCAACTGTCCGAGCAACTGGGCATCAACATACCGAACTTCTTCCTTATCGACCCCACCAGCAGCTGCAACCTGGCCTGCACGGGCTGCTGGGCCGGGAGGTATGCCCCCAAGGACGTCCTGGGCTTCGAAACCCTGGATCGCCTGCTGAAGGAGGCCAAGGAGCTGGGCATCTACTGGGTGGTAATGTCGGGCGGGGAGCCCTTCAAGTACCCGCGGCTGATAGAACTCTGCTCCCGGCACAGCGACATGGCCTTCATGCTTTACACCAACGGCACGTTGATCACGGAGAAAGTGGCCGATGCCATACTAAACGCCGGTAACATGACGCCGTCCTTCAGCCTGGAGGGGTGGCGTGAGGCTACTGACGCCCGCCGCGGACCGGGGGTCTTCGACCGGGTCATGCGGGCGATGGACCTGCTGCGTGAAAGGGGCATGGTCTTCGGGGTTTCCGTAACGATCACCAGGCACAACCTCGATGAGATCGTCAGTGACGCATTTATTGATTTCTTATTGGAGAAGGGTGTGACCTACGGCTGGTCGTTCCATTACGTGCCCGTGGGACGCAACCCGGACCCCGACCTGATGATCACGCCTGAACAGCGGGCCTACCTGGCGGAACGCATACCCTACATCCGCATGCATAAGGGCCTCATGATCGCCGACTTCTGGAACGACGGGGAATTGACCGGGGGGTGCATCGCCGGCGGGCGACGCTACTTCCACATAACAGCGGCCGGGGACGTGGAGCCGTGCGCCTTCGCCCACTTCGCGATGGATAATATCAAAGAGAAGAGCCTCAAGGATGTGCTGTCCTCGCCCCTCTTCAAGGCCTACCAGAAAAGGCAGCCCTTCGCCGAGAACCTTCTGCGGCCCTGCCCCATCATCGACTGTCCCGCGGCCCTGCGGGCGATCGTGGCGGAATCGGGAGCCCGGCCGACGCACGAAGGGGCCGATGCCATCCTTTTCGGGGACCTGGCCGCCGCGCTCGACCGCCGTTCCGCCGCCTGGGCCGAAGTGGCCGACCCAATCTGGGAGGCCCGCCAGACCGCCAGGCAGCAGGCCGAGAAAAGCGCAGCCGCCGGTTGA
- the murA gene encoding UDP-N-acetylglucosamine 1-carboxyvinyltransferase encodes MDRIIIKGGRPLMGAVRVSGAKNAVLPIIAATLLCQGECVIQDVPRLKDVQVMLAVLEHLGATVSWEGDVLRVDTSVINSNEVSEELMREMRASNLFLGPLLGRFGRARISHPGGCNIGSRPMDLHLKGIQILGARILDHHGYITAEAPDLVGRDVHLDFPSVGATENIMMAAVFAQGTTLIHNAAKEPEIVDLQNFLNNAGASIKGAGTGTIRIEGMARLGNCRHQVIPDRIEAGTHLVAGAITGGDVTVTNVIPEHVEPVIAKLREAGVEVTVKDDSVRVRARGRTQAVDIKTMPYPGFPTDMQAPFLAFLCLCEGTSVVHETIFEDRFKHVPELRRMGASVKIEGQTAIVRGMAYLGGATVQATDLRAGAALVLAGLAAENTTVIEQPLHIDRGYDDLVGKYQKLGAMITRERD; translated from the coding sequence ATGGACCGGATCATTATCAAGGGCGGCCGCCCTCTCATGGGGGCGGTGCGGGTAAGCGGCGCGAAGAACGCCGTACTTCCGATTATCGCGGCGACTCTGTTGTGTCAAGGGGAATGTGTGATCCAGGATGTGCCGAGGTTGAAGGACGTGCAGGTTATGCTCGCCGTCCTGGAACACCTCGGCGCAACAGTTTCATGGGAAGGGGACGTGCTGCGCGTCGACACCTCGGTTATCAACTCCAATGAGGTTTCGGAGGAGCTGATGCGCGAGATGCGGGCCTCGAACCTGTTCCTGGGGCCGCTTCTCGGGCGCTTCGGGCGGGCGCGCATTTCCCATCCCGGGGGCTGCAACATCGGTTCCCGGCCTATGGATCTGCACCTTAAAGGGATACAGATCCTGGGGGCGCGGATCTTGGACCACCACGGGTATATCACGGCGGAGGCGCCGGACCTTGTGGGCCGGGATGTTCATCTGGACTTCCCCAGCGTGGGGGCGACGGAGAACATCATGATGGCCGCCGTTTTCGCCCAGGGGACGACGCTGATCCATAACGCCGCGAAGGAGCCGGAGATCGTCGACCTGCAGAACTTCCTCAACAACGCCGGGGCCTCGATCAAGGGGGCCGGTACCGGTACCATCCGCATCGAGGGCATGGCGCGCCTCGGCAACTGCCGGCACCAGGTCATACCGGACCGTATTGAGGCGGGGACCCACCTGGTGGCGGGCGCCATCACCGGCGGCGACGTCACGGTGACCAACGTGATTCCAGAACACGTCGAGCCGGTGATCGCCAAGCTGCGCGAGGCCGGGGTCGAGGTGACCGTGAAAGATGACTCGGTACGCGTGCGCGCCCGTGGACGGACCCAGGCGGTGGACATCAAGACAATGCCCTACCCCGGGTTCCCAACCGATATGCAGGCGCCTTTTCTGGCCTTTCTCTGTCTTTGCGAGGGCACCAGCGTGGTCCACGAGACCATCTTCGAAGACCGGTTCAAGCACGTGCCGGAGCTTCGGCGGATGGGCGCCTCGGTGAAGATCGAGGGGCAGACGGCGATCGTCCGCGGTATGGCCTACCTGGGGGGCGCGACGGTTCAGGCCACCGACCTCCGGGCGGGGGCGGCCCTGGTTCTGGCCGGGCTGGCCGCCGAAAACACGACGGTGATCGAACAGCCCCTGCACATCGACCGGGGATATGACGACCTGGTGGGTAAATACCAGAAACTGGGTGCTATGATTACCAGGGAGCGGGACTAA
- the spoIIR gene encoding stage II sporulation protein R: MRCPRVVACTVAAALILTGAAFWHWAGQAVRAYNPENLIRFHVIASSDTEEDQELKLKVRDAVVGEMAPRLKGVQDVTEARERVRENLDRIQEVAARTVKASGKDYPVRVYYGHFDFPEKEYGSLKVPAGNYEAVRVVIGDGQGRNWWCILFPPLCFVSAKEDAVPAAASPLPPVEIRWRLKVVELWEQYVKL; the protein is encoded by the coding sequence ATGCGCTGTCCGAGAGTAGTGGCCTGCACGGTGGCCGCCGCCCTGATCCTGACCGGTGCCGCCTTCTGGCACTGGGCGGGACAGGCGGTACGGGCCTACAACCCCGAGAACCTGATCCGGTTTCACGTAATAGCCAGCAGCGATACCGAGGAGGACCAGGAACTGAAGCTCAAGGTCCGGGATGCCGTGGTCGGGGAAATGGCCCCCCGCCTAAAAGGAGTGCAAGACGTAACCGAAGCGCGCGAACGGGTACGCGAGAACCTCGACCGTATCCAGGAAGTGGCGGCCCGGACGGTAAAGGCGTCCGGGAAGGATTACCCGGTTCGTGTCTACTACGGGCACTTCGATTTCCCGGAGAAGGAATACGGCTCTCTGAAGGTCCCCGCGGGCAATTACGAGGCGGTGCGGGTAGTCATCGGCGACGGCCAAGGGCGGAACTGGTGGTGCATTCTCTTCCCGCCGCTCTGTTTCGTCAGTGCCAAGGAGGACGCCGTCCCGGCCGCGGCGTCGCCCCTGCCGCCGGTGGAGATCCGGTGGCGCCTGAAGGTCGTGGAGTTATGGGAGCAATACGTAAAGCTATAA
- the sigG gene encoding RNA polymerase sporulation sigma factor SigG, whose protein sequence is MVNKVEICGVNTSKLPVLTSAQMRELFVAMHNGDPSARTKLVNGNLRLVLSVIQRFTNRGEFVDDLFQVGCIGLIKAIDNFDLSQNVKFSTYAVPMIIGEIRRYLRDNNPIRVSRSLRDVAYKALQVRDSLANRFSREPSVTEIAQELKIPREEIVFALDAIQEPVSLFEPIYHDGGDPIFVMDQISDEKNHDSTWLEGIAIRDALDKLSDRERLILTLRFFEGKTQMEVAEEIGISQAQVSRLEKAALNHMRKYV, encoded by the coding sequence GTGGTCAACAAGGTGGAGATCTGCGGTGTCAACACCTCCAAGCTTCCCGTCCTCACCTCCGCCCAGATGCGCGAACTCTTCGTAGCGATGCACAACGGTGACCCCTCCGCCCGGACTAAGCTCGTTAACGGTAACCTCCGCCTGGTTCTCAGCGTTATCCAGCGCTTCACCAACCGCGGCGAGTTCGTCGACGACCTCTTCCAGGTGGGCTGCATCGGCCTGATAAAGGCCATCGATAACTTCGACCTCTCCCAGAACGTCAAGTTCTCCACTTACGCCGTGCCGATGATCATCGGCGAGATCCGGCGGTACCTCCGCGACAACAACCCGATCCGCGTCTCCCGCTCCCTCCGGGACGTCGCCTACAAGGCGCTCCAGGTGCGGGACAGCCTGGCCAACCGTTTCTCCCGGGAACCCTCGGTGACCGAGATCGCCCAGGAACTGAAGATCCCCCGGGAGGAGATCGTGTTCGCCCTGGACGCCATCCAGGAGCCGGTTTCCCTTTTTGAACCGATCTACCACGACGGCGGGGACCCGATCTTCGTGATGGACCAGATCTCGGACGAGAAGAACCACGACAGCACGTGGCTGGAGGGGATCGCCATCCGGGACGCGCTGGACAAGCTGAGCGACCGGGAAAGGCTGATCCTCACCCTGCGCTTCTTCGAGGGCAAAACGCAGATGGAGGTGGCGGAGGAGATCGGAATCTCCCAGGCGCAGGTATCCCGCCTCGAGAAGGCCGCCTTGAACCATATGCGTAAGTACGTATAA
- the spoIIGA gene encoding sigma-E processing peptidase SpoIIGA, whose product MTYTVYLDEVLAGNLVMNFAILWVTARFSRCPAPLWRLAAAAALGALYVMAIFLCPVPLAAGLPAKLALSVVMLLVAFGFPPWRTLGGILVLFYLCSFGLGGLVFGLSFLLGGGPGDPSQLFAMPQHFFWPAVAISLLIAWGVGQAGRTFLRRRQLKGLFHLPVTITLYGRRLRLEALLDTGNQLADPLSHAPVIVVEYEAVRKLLPEAVQRLLSRADGRDPDYAAILESLRDTRWATRFRLIPFSSLGRAHGLLLGFRPDEVEVVFGRERLKIRDVIVAIYQRRLSPEAGYRALLNPRLLETGAGIPFQLAPN is encoded by the coding sequence ATGACCTATACCGTCTACCTGGACGAGGTGCTGGCCGGAAACCTGGTGATGAACTTCGCCATCCTCTGGGTGACCGCCCGTTTCAGCCGGTGCCCCGCCCCCCTATGGCGCCTGGCCGCCGCGGCGGCCCTCGGGGCGCTTTACGTCATGGCAATCTTCCTTTGCCCGGTGCCGCTGGCCGCCGGGCTGCCGGCGAAACTCGCCCTGTCGGTGGTCATGCTCCTTGTCGCCTTCGGCTTCCCCCCGTGGCGGACCCTGGGAGGGATCCTGGTCCTGTTCTATCTTTGCTCCTTCGGCCTGGGGGGCCTGGTCTTCGGCTTGAGTTTCCTGCTTGGGGGCGGCCCCGGGGATCCCAGTCAGCTGTTTGCTATGCCGCAGCACTTTTTCTGGCCGGCGGTTGCCATCTCCCTTCTCATAGCCTGGGGCGTTGGGCAGGCGGGCCGGACCTTCTTGCGGCGCCGGCAACTGAAGGGCCTGTTCCACCTGCCGGTGACGATCACCCTGTACGGGCGGCGCCTGCGCCTGGAAGCGTTGCTGGACACCGGCAACCAGCTGGCGGACCCTCTGTCGCATGCGCCGGTGATCGTCGTGGAATACGAGGCCGTACGCAAGCTCCTGCCTGAAGCGGTCCAACGGCTCCTTTCCCGGGCCGACGGGCGGGACCCCGACTATGCAGCCATTCTGGAGTCCCTGCGGGATACACGCTGGGCGACAAGGTTCCGCCTGATCCCGTTTTCTTCGCTCGGGCGCGCCCACGGGCTGCTGCTCGGCTTTCGGCCGGACGAGGTCGAGGTTGTTTTCGGGAGGGAAAGGCTCAAGATACGCGACGTGATCGTGGCCATCTACCAGAGGCGCCTCAGCCCGGAGGCGGGATACCGGGCGCTCTTGAACCCCAGGCTTCTGGAAACAGGGGCGGGCATACCCTTTCAACTGGCGCCCAATTAG
- a CDS encoding FtsQ-type POTRA domain-containing protein: MAERRFNWWESVFFAALVLVAAFILIRSSLFEVRQVTVRGNVLLPARQVVEASGIALGTNIFRVQLAEAQARLKGLALVKEARLSRDLPGTVVIEITERRPVALINIRGRYWSVAEDGVPLREESLGARDLPLITGVAPEGPGLGRVLRIVAAFPGQAVAELSEIHVRPDRCLVAYTLEGIEVHLGTAEKPWAQGSMLLSILHAVRRDGRPVTYIDLSDPEKAVVMYAENGLDG, translated from the coding sequence GTGGCGGAACGTCGCTTTAACTGGTGGGAAAGTGTTTTTTTCGCGGCGCTGGTCCTGGTGGCCGCCTTCATCCTCATCCGTTCCTCCCTGTTCGAGGTGCGCCAGGTTACCGTCCGGGGCAACGTCCTCCTCCCGGCGCGCCAGGTCGTGGAGGCCAGCGGGATCGCCCTGGGCACCAACATCTTCCGCGTGCAGCTTGCCGAGGCACAGGCCAGGCTCAAGGGCCTGGCCCTTGTCAAGGAAGCGCGTTTGAGCCGCGACCTGCCGGGCACGGTTGTTATCGAAATCACCGAGCGCCGGCCGGTAGCGCTGATAAACATCCGGGGCCGTTATTGGAGCGTGGCCGAGGACGGGGTACCCCTGCGCGAGGAGTCGCTGGGCGCCCGCGACTTGCCCCTGATTACCGGGGTCGCTCCCGAAGGCCCCGGTCTCGGCCGGGTACTGAGGATCGTCGCCGCTTTTCCCGGCCAAGCCGTGGCGGAACTCTCGGAAATCCACGTGCGGCCCGACCGGTGCCTGGTCGCTTACACCCTGGAAGGTATTGAGGTGCACCTGGGGACGGCAGAAAAGCCGTGGGCGCAGGGTTCTATGTTATTGAGTATCCTTCACGCGGTACGGCGTGACGGCCGCCCGGTGACCTATATAGACTTGTCGGACCCGGAGAAGGCGGTGGTGATGTATGCTGAAAACGGCCTGGATGGCTAA
- a CDS encoding YlmC/YmxH family sporulation protein → MVKMSDLRMREVVNVHDGRRLGLIKDVDIDLETGRITALILPGASRLMGFFGREEEVVVPWEKIVRIGVDVILVEAPNFTEARYPRR, encoded by the coding sequence ATGGTAAAAATGTCTGACCTGCGGATGCGGGAAGTGGTCAATGTCCACGACGGCCGTCGCCTGGGGCTGATCAAGGATGTCGACATCGACCTCGAGACCGGACGGATCACGGCCCTGATCCTGCCCGGCGCATCGCGCCTGATGGGCTTTTTCGGGCGGGAAGAAGAAGTGGTTGTTCCCTGGGAGAAAATCGTCCGGATCGGGGTTGACGTGATCCTGGTGGAGGCACCCAACTTCACGGAGGCCCGGTACCCAAGACGATAA
- the murB gene encoding UDP-N-acetylmuramate dehydrogenase, with product MKDLAAYLARRLSGEVRVDEPMARHTTWRIGGPADLFIEPAGVEELAFVLRYLREQGVPTAVIGNGSNLLVADSGVCGAVVKLGTRMGRIEVEGTRIRAEAGARLARVAGAAMRVGLSGFEFTTGIPASVGGAIMMNAGAHDRSMADVVGRVTVLDTAGRLMTRTAQECGFGYRQTVLQREGLIVVEAALRGTPRNPAEIREEMGELLRRRRCVQPLEYPSAGSVFKNPPGDAAGRLIDRAGGKGLRVGDAEVSIRHANFIVNLGSAKARDVRELIARVRELVAARFGITLELEVKLLGEDP from the coding sequence ATACCACCTGGCGGATCGGCGGCCCGGCCGACCTGTTTATCGAACCCGCCGGGGTGGAGGAACTGGCCTTTGTCCTGCGTTACCTGCGGGAGCAAGGGGTGCCGACGGCGGTCATCGGCAACGGCTCGAACCTGCTGGTCGCCGACTCCGGCGTGTGCGGGGCGGTGGTCAAGCTGGGGACACGGATGGGGCGCATCGAAGTGGAAGGGACGCGCATCCGGGCCGAGGCCGGGGCGCGCCTCGCGCGGGTGGCGGGCGCGGCGATGCGCGTCGGCTTGAGCGGCTTTGAGTTCACCACCGGTATTCCCGCTTCGGTGGGCGGAGCGATAATGATGAACGCCGGGGCGCATGACCGGTCCATGGCCGACGTTGTCGGGCGGGTGACGGTTCTGGATACCGCCGGACGCCTGATGACGCGCACGGCGCAGGAGTGCGGCTTCGGGTACCGGCAGACGGTGTTGCAGCGCGAAGGCCTTATCGTGGTCGAGGCCGCATTACGCGGTACGCCGCGGAACCCGGCCGAGATCCGGGAGGAGATGGGGGAGCTTCTCCGCCGCCGCCGTTGTGTGCAGCCGCTGGAATACCCGAGCGCAGGCAGTGTCTTCAAGAACCCGCCCGGGGACGCGGCGGGCCGCCTGATCGACCGGGCGGGGGGTAAGGGCCTGCGCGTCGGGGACGCCGAGGTTTCCATACGCCATGCGAACTTCATCGTCAATCTTGGCTCGGCGAAGGCGCGGGACGTACGGGAGCTGATCGCGCGCGTCCGGGAATTGGTGGCGGCGCGCTTTGGGATTACTCTGGAACTGGAGGTGAAGCTTCTCGGGGAGGATCCGTAG
- a CDS encoding DUF881 domain-containing protein — translation MLKTAWMANIKSVQWGVVLVALTLGVMLSLQFRFADESSRTLTIQRVQQLKAELDRETAERDRLQARLEDLRRQLDQVTANPALSRLRGELDTLGIQAGVAAVAGPGVEVTLNDSEAPLQPGQDPNFYVLHDEDLLKVINELRAAGAEALAINGERILATTEIRCNGPVVIVNRTRHLAAPFVVSAIGDPDTLVSALKMKGGVLDILGFWGIKSTVKKVSRVQIPAYSGAVSLQYARPKGGEG, via the coding sequence ATGCTGAAAACGGCCTGGATGGCTAACATCAAGAGCGTCCAGTGGGGCGTGGTCCTGGTCGCCTTGACTCTGGGGGTAATGCTCTCGCTCCAGTTTCGTTTCGCCGACGAGAGTTCACGCACTTTAACCATTCAGCGAGTCCAACAGCTGAAGGCCGAACTGGACCGGGAGACGGCGGAGCGTGACCGCCTGCAGGCGCGTCTCGAGGACCTGCGCCGGCAGCTGGACCAGGTCACGGCCAACCCCGCGCTCAGCCGGTTACGCGGCGAGCTGGACACCCTGGGGATCCAGGCAGGGGTAGCGGCCGTTGCCGGACCGGGGGTGGAAGTGACCTTGAACGACAGTGAGGCCCCTCTCCAGCCGGGGCAGGACCCTAACTTCTACGTCCTGCACGACGAGGACCTCCTGAAGGTCATCAACGAACTCCGGGCCGCGGGAGCGGAGGCGCTGGCGATCAACGGCGAGCGTATCCTGGCCACCACCGAGATCCGCTGCAACGGCCCGGTGGTCATCGTCAACAGGACCAGGCACCTGGCGGCCCCGTTCGTCGTGTCCGCCATCGGTGATCCGGATACGCTGGTGTCAGCCCTGAAGATGAAGGGCGGGGTCCTCGATATCCTTGGTTTCTGGGGCATCAAGTCCACGGTGAAGAAGGTCTCCCGCGTCCAAATCCCGGCCTATTCGGGCGCCGTCAGCCTGCAGTACGCGCGTCCCAAGGGAGGGGAGGGCTAA